The genomic segment GAGGAAGCTCGCCCGGCCACGCTCGGCCAGCGCGGCGAGGACCGCGACGAAGGCGAGCGCGCCGATGAGGCCGAGCGCCAGCGTGGCACCTGGGAGCTTGTGGGCGCCGGTCGCCAGCATCGCGCCGTTGAGAGCGAGGAAGCCGGCGAGGGCGAGGGCGGCGTGCATTGGCTGGGCGGCGCCGTGGCGGGCCGTCGCAAAGACGCCCCCGGCCAGCATGTAGCCGCTCAGGAAGAAAACATAGCGGGAGCAGAACTGGTCGACGACGACCGAGCCGGTCTCGATGCCGGCGATGTGGAGCACCGCGGCGCCGATCCAGAGGATGGGGGCCGGCACGCCCCGCAGCAGGCGGGTCGCAAGGAAGAACACGCCGAGCAGATAGATGAACCAGAGCGGCCCGAAGGGTTGGACGAACGCGAAGGCGTACTCGGTCAACCAGACGACGAGGCTGCCCTCGGCGATCTGGGGACCTTTGAGAATGAATTTGATGGTCACCCAGAGGGCGTAGAAATACGCGAAATGGACGACCTTGCGGTCGAGGTACGTGCGCCAGTCCTGGTCGATGGTGCGCGCGAGGAAGAGGCCGGCGACGATGAAGAACAGCGGCATGCGGAAGG from the Hyphomicrobiales bacterium genome contains:
- a CDS encoding acyltransferase family protein, whose protein sequence is MIDAANGLLARLGLAGRRANLASPRPGPAERIDWVDYAKGLSILLVVQYHATLGITEHIGYESWSSGFASFCYTFRMPLFFIVAGLFLARTIDQDWRTYLDRKVVHFAYFYALWVTIKFILKGPQIAEGSLVVWLTEYAFAFVQPFGPLWFIYLLGVFFLATRLLRGVPAPILWIGAAVLHIAGIETGSVVVDQFCSRYVFFLSGYMLAGGVFATARHGAAQPMHAALALAGFLALNGAMLATGAHKLPGATLALGLIGALAFVAVLAALAERGRASFLGYCGARSLPIYLAFFVPMAATRIIGEKLLGQTPVAAEVLGLVVPLAAVIGALVMYWVLPRLGLGFLFERPAWARLAGSTTPRGQSRQAAVGRSRPGLPSAS